TGTAGGACCTATTGCTGCATTTTTGACATTCATTGGGTCAATGGGTAATATTCCGTTGGCGGCATTGCTTTTTGGCAAAGGTGTAAGTTTTGCAGGCGTTATGGCTTTCATTTTTAGTGATTTGGTGGTCTTCCCTGTGCTACGCATCAACGCCAAGTATTATGGATGGAAAATGTCACTGTTCATTTTATTCTTACTGTTTACGGCATTAATCGGAACAGCTTTGGCTCTACATTACTCTTTTGACTTGTTGGGTATGTTGCCAGACCCATCACAAGTCAAAATACAGGACAAAGAGCATTTCAAAATAGATTATACTTTCTACTTGAATATGGCCTTCCTTGCAATTTCAGGGTATCTGATTTATTTGGGATTTTTCAAAAGAAAGGATGTAGAACACTCAATGAGCGAAATGGCACCGAAAAGTCCATTACTTGAAAGCATTTTAAAATATGCTGCCTATATCTGTTATATATGGTTGGCTGGTGGACTGATTGTAAAATTTTTCGTGAATTAAATTATAGATAAAGAGTAAAACAAAAACAATAATGGTCAACAGAAAAACAGCGAGATGGATTAGAAAGGCGCACCGCTACTTGGGTATCTTTTTAGGTATTCAGTTCTTGATGTGGACGATTAGCGGGATGTATTTCAGCTGGACGGACATTGACGAGATACACGGCGACCAATTTAAGAAAGAAGCACCTGTACAGACCTCATTTAATGATTTGCTCGGCACATCCCAACTCGCTACTAAAGAACCCGTCCAATCTTTGGAACTACTGGAAATAGCAAATGAACCTTACTATTGGATTAATGAAGCACAGCTTTATAATGCGAAAACGGGACAAGGGAAAAATGGAATTACTAAAGAAGAGGCGCAACAAGTTGCAAATAGGTATATGTTGAACGATTTGGAAATAGCAAAAATTCAATTAGTCCATTCTGTAGGAGCACATCACGAATATCGCGGTCGCCCACTTCCAGTCTATGAAATTTCTTATGAGACACCACAAAACTTAAAAGCCTATGTGGCGGTTGAGAATGGCGCTTTTCAAACGGTGAGACATAGGGACTGGCGCTGGTTTGATTTTCTTTGGATGACCCATACAATGGATTATCAGGGAAGGGATAATTTCAACACGTTGCTATTAAGGGCATTTTCACTTTTGGGATTGATAACAGTCTTAAGTGGTTTTGTACTATGTTACATCAGTTCCCCATCAATCAGAAAATTAAAGAAGAAGCTTAAATAGATAATAACTTAAAAACCAAAAACAATGGATTCAAAAGAAAACACACACGACGGAATGAAGAAAAATACTTACGGAAAGTTTATGGCTATGCTTGGGCTTTCATTTATAGCAATGTACATCACAATGTACCTAAATACCTACGAATG
This genomic interval from Nonlabens spongiae contains the following:
- a CDS encoding PepSY domain-containing protein; amino-acid sequence: MVNRKTARWIRKAHRYLGIFLGIQFLMWTISGMYFSWTDIDEIHGDQFKKEAPVQTSFNDLLGTSQLATKEPVQSLELLEIANEPYYWINEAQLYNAKTGQGKNGITKEEAQQVANRYMLNDLEIAKIQLVHSVGAHHEYRGRPLPVYEISYETPQNLKAYVAVENGAFQTVRHRDWRWFDFLWMTHTMDYQGRDNFNTLLLRAFSLLGLITVLSGFVLCYISSPSIRKLKKKLK